The Castor canadensis chromosome X, mCasCan1.hap1v2, whole genome shotgun sequence genome includes a region encoding these proteins:
- the Prrg3 gene encoding transmembrane gamma-carboxyglutamic acid protein 3, whose product MAVFLEAKNAHAVLKRFPRANEFLEELRQGTIERECMEEICSYEEVKEVFENKEKTMEFWKGYPNAVYSVRDPSQNSDAMYVVVPLLGVVLLIVIALFIIWRCQLQKATRHHPSYAQNRYLASRTGHSLPRVMVYRGTVHSQGESSGHREAGGNSQVVLGPSRGGRTTVRLESTLYLPELSLSRLSSATPPPSYEEVTAPQEGNSEEASVSYSDPPPKYEEIVAASPGADK is encoded by the exons TGTTTCTAGAGGCAAAGAATGCCCATGCAGTCCTGAAGCGGTTCCCTCGTGCCAATGAGTTCCTGGAAGAGCTGCGCCAGGGCACCATCGAGAGAGAGTGCATGGAGGAGATCTGTAGCTACGAGGAAGTCAAAGAGGTGTTTGAGAACAAAGAGAAAACG ATGGAGTTCTGGAAGGGGTACCCGAATGCGGTCTACTCCGTCCGGGATCCCTCGCAGAACTCAGATGCCATGTACGTGGTGGTGCCCCTGCTGGGGGTAGTGCTGCTGATCGTCATTGCCTTGTTCATCATCTGGAGATGCCAGCTGCAGAAGGCAACTCGCCATCACCCCTCGTATGCCCAGAACCGGTACCTTGCCAGCCGCACCGGGCACAGCCTGCCCCGGGTCATGGTGTACCGGGGCACTGTGCATAGCCAGGGGGAGTCTTCTGGGCACCGTGAGGCAGGGGGCAACTCACAGGTAGTTCTGGGACCCAGCCGGGGGGGCAGAACCACGGTCCGGCTGGAGAGTACCCTCTACCTCCCTGAGCTCTCTCTTTCCAGACTGTCCAGTGCCACCCCACCCCCCTCCTATGAGGAGGTGACTGCGCCTCAGGAGGGCAACAGTGAGGAGGCCAGTGTCTCTTATAGTGACCCACCCCCAAAGTATGAAGAGATAGTGGCGGCCAGCCCTGGTGCAGACAAGTAG